One Synechococcus sp. MU1617 genomic region harbors:
- the purC gene encoding phosphoribosylaminoimidazolesuccinocarboxamide synthase, with protein MTPDHGELLYEGKAKRVFASTDPDRVLVEFKNDATAFNAQKKAQLDDKGRLNCQISARLFELLEREGVPTHYCGLAGETWMLVRRVEIIPLEVVLRNTATGSLCRQTPIAEGTAIEPALLDLYYKDDSLGDPLLTEARVQLLGVADPARLSAIEQLARRVNAVLLPFFEGLDLQLVDFKLELGLASDGTLLLADEISPDTCRLWDRRSSNVEDRILDKDRFRKDLGGVMEAYGEVLKRVQGSCPNPSNCL; from the coding sequence ATGACGCCCGATCACGGAGAGTTGCTCTACGAAGGCAAGGCCAAGCGGGTGTTCGCCAGCACGGATCCCGACCGGGTGTTGGTGGAGTTCAAGAACGACGCCACCGCTTTCAATGCCCAGAAGAAAGCCCAGCTGGACGATAAAGGTCGGCTGAATTGCCAGATCTCAGCGCGGTTGTTCGAGCTGCTTGAGCGTGAGGGGGTGCCGACCCATTACTGCGGTCTGGCCGGGGAGACTTGGATGCTGGTACGTCGGGTGGAGATCATTCCCCTGGAGGTGGTTCTCAGGAACACCGCCACCGGATCGCTGTGCCGGCAGACGCCGATCGCGGAGGGCACAGCCATCGAACCCGCCCTGTTGGATCTCTACTACAAGGACGATTCACTTGGCGATCCGCTGCTGACTGAGGCGCGCGTGCAGCTGCTGGGGGTGGCGGACCCTGCTCGACTGTCAGCGATTGAACAACTGGCCCGCCGGGTGAATGCGGTGCTGCTGCCGTTCTTTGAGGGACTTGATCTGCAACTGGTGGATTTCAAGCTGGAGTTGGGGCTTGCATCGGATGGAACACTCCTGCTCGCCGATGAGATCAGCCCTGACACCTGCAGGCTCTGGGATCGCCGCAGTAGCAACGTTGAGGACCGGATTTTGGATAAGGACCGCTTCCGTAAGGATCTCGGTGGGGTGATGGAGGCCTACGGGGAGGTCCTTAAACGGGTCCAAGGCAGCTGCCCCAATCCCAGCAACTGCCTGTAA
- a CDS encoding BamA/TamA family outer membrane protein: MTRRSSRRSSVAVRHTVLGLMLGIPLVAPPVMAQEAAPANQSVEAEEVVVEDTVVEQPRVLISEVLIEGIDGHPEEERLQISTYDAMQVRPGMRVTREELQNDLNGIQATGWFSDVRIVPQNGPLGVQVVVQVEPFPPLSAVEISGDDEDLLSDEVIEETFASDYGRTLNLNDLQQRMKALQSSVADQGYSLARVSGPERVSPEGVVTLKLLQGSVSGVEVKFLTKEGDDTDENGNPIRGKTREWVITREVSIQPGDPFNRNQLERDIKRLYGTQLFSDVKVTLRPVPEMPGDVVIVLGIVEQSTGQLSGGLGYSQSQGVFGQVQLQESNLFGRAWNLGTNITYGQYGGLANLNFTDPWIYGDKHRTSFRTSVFLSQQVPQVFQSEDNGNIRTAKDYVDNGSNKAYETGRSYGFTDGDKAPGEVNKADSDYPNRSWFDYEGDTVVLRKIGGNFSFSRPLNGGDPYKDSKWNVLAGMSFAEVRPINFAGDTRPYGVSNNKLRKGKVNNDDVICVSYNCADTNNLVGVRFATTYNNFNNPRNPTSGNFFTAGTEQFLGINNDSPTFNRLRASYTQFFPVDWLKIHKGCRPKPGEQADCPQAIGVQIKGGAIMGEAPPYEAFCMGGSNSIRGWYDCDLAVSKAFSELTIEYRFPLISIFSGEVFMDAGTDFGTQKDVPGKPGLLLGKDGSGVSLGTGVIVTTPVGPIRVEVATKDFTSDYRFNLGVGWKF, translated from the coding sequence ATGACCCGCCGTTCGTCCCGCCGCTCCTCGGTTGCTGTTCGTCACACGGTTCTGGGTCTGATGCTCGGGATCCCCCTGGTGGCTCCGCCCGTGATGGCTCAGGAGGCCGCGCCTGCGAACCAATCCGTAGAGGCGGAAGAGGTCGTGGTGGAAGACACCGTGGTGGAACAGCCTCGGGTGCTGATCTCCGAGGTGTTGATTGAGGGCATCGATGGGCACCCGGAAGAAGAACGTCTTCAGATCTCCACTTACGACGCCATGCAGGTGCGTCCGGGGATGCGTGTCACCCGCGAGGAGCTCCAGAACGATCTGAATGGCATTCAGGCCACGGGTTGGTTCTCTGATGTGCGGATCGTTCCCCAAAACGGACCGCTCGGGGTTCAAGTGGTTGTTCAAGTGGAGCCCTTTCCTCCGCTGAGTGCTGTGGAGATCAGCGGCGACGATGAGGATCTCCTTTCGGATGAGGTGATTGAGGAGACGTTTGCCTCCGATTACGGCCGCACGCTGAACCTCAACGATCTGCAGCAGCGGATGAAGGCCCTGCAATCCTCAGTGGCCGATCAGGGCTATTCCCTGGCTCGGGTGTCCGGTCCAGAACGGGTCAGCCCTGAGGGTGTGGTCACGCTGAAATTGCTCCAGGGCAGCGTGTCTGGTGTTGAGGTCAAATTCCTCACCAAAGAGGGTGATGACACCGATGAGAACGGCAATCCCATCCGTGGCAAAACCAGGGAGTGGGTGATCACCCGGGAGGTTTCGATTCAGCCCGGCGATCCGTTCAACCGCAACCAGTTGGAGCGTGATATCAAGCGGCTGTACGGCACCCAGCTGTTCAGTGATGTGAAGGTCACTCTGCGGCCTGTGCCAGAAATGCCCGGCGATGTGGTGATCGTGCTGGGCATCGTTGAGCAGTCCACCGGTCAGCTCTCTGGCGGTCTCGGCTACAGCCAAAGCCAGGGTGTGTTTGGCCAGGTGCAGCTGCAGGAAAGCAATCTTTTTGGTCGTGCTTGGAATCTGGGCACCAACATCACCTATGGCCAATACGGCGGATTGGCCAACCTCAACTTCACGGATCCCTGGATCTACGGCGACAAGCACCGCACCAGCTTCCGCACTTCGGTCTTCTTGAGCCAGCAGGTGCCCCAGGTCTTCCAAAGCGAAGACAACGGCAACATCCGCACGGCGAAGGACTATGTCGACAACGGCTCCAACAAGGCTTATGAGACCGGCCGCAGTTACGGGTTCACCGATGGAGATAAGGCTCCGGGTGAGGTGAACAAGGCCGACAGCGATTACCCCAACCGCAGTTGGTTCGACTACGAGGGCGACACGGTGGTGCTGCGCAAGATCGGCGGCAACTTCTCCTTCTCCCGGCCCCTGAACGGTGGTGATCCGTATAAGGACAGCAAGTGGAATGTGCTGGCAGGTATGTCGTTCGCTGAAGTGCGGCCGATCAACTTTGCTGGTGATACGAGGCCCTATGGCGTGTCCAACAACAAATTGCGCAAGGGCAAGGTCAACAACGACGACGTCATTTGCGTGTCGTACAACTGCGCCGACACCAACAACCTGGTGGGGGTGCGTTTCGCCACCACTTACAACAACTTCAATAACCCCCGTAATCCCACCAGCGGCAACTTCTTCACCGCCGGAACCGAGCAGTTCCTCGGCATCAATAACGACTCTCCCACCTTCAACCGGCTAAGGGCGAGTTACACCCAGTTCTTCCCCGTGGATTGGCTGAAGATCCACAAGGGCTGCCGTCCCAAGCCCGGTGAGCAGGCCGATTGCCCCCAGGCCATCGGTGTGCAGATCAAGGGTGGCGCGATCATGGGCGAAGCGCCTCCGTACGAGGCGTTCTGCATGGGTGGATCCAACTCGATTCGGGGTTGGTACGACTGCGATCTTGCAGTGTCCAAGGCCTTCAGCGAACTCACGATCGAGTACCGCTTCCCGCTGATCAGCATCTTCTCTGGCGAGGTGTTCATGGACGCCGGCACCGATTTCGGTACCCAAAAGGATGTGCCCGGTAAGCCTGGTTTGCTCTTGGGTAAGGACGGCTCCGGTGTTTCTCTCGGTACCGGCGTGATCGTGACCACGCCGGTTGGTCCAATCCGCGTCGAGGTGGCCACCAAAGACTTCACATCCGATTACCGCTTCAACCTGGGCGTGGGCTGGAAGTTCTAG